AGAAGAAGTATAATATCCCATTAAATATAAAGATACTGCTTGAGAATAAGTGAAAATAAAATTGTTAAGTGTTAATGTAGTGTTAATTTCATAATTTATTGCTTCTTCAGACGAGTGACTTAAATTCTTATAAATTAAACTCAGAAGAATTAGAATATTTCTAGAAGAAAATGTAATAAAAGGTCTAATGATATGTCCCTTACCTATAATTATTGAATAGGATGTTGTAAATTTTCCCTTGTCATTAGCTTGGCAAATATTATAGGGAACTACATTAGAACCCAAAGGAATTCCATCACCCTTCTCTGGAATTATTCCTAAAAGATCAGAAAATTTTGTATCCTCACAAGTTGATCCAGTTTCGCTTTCAAACTTCTTTTCTATCTCTAAAAAATATCCCTTTTGCTTATCGTAACCAATATAAACCCGTGAAATACCTAGAGAAGAAAAGAAATAATTTCCTTCAAGAACTTCTTTCCTTAACATTTTCACAGTATCTAAATTAGAGTAAATAATTTTGAAAGGACTTCCTATCCAAATAAGAGTTTCTCCATTATCTAATTTATTGTAAAGTTTTTCAAATTCCTCCAAAGATGAAACATGTATCTCATTTCCTATTATCACAAGAACTTTTTCCCAGTCTAAAAGAGAAGAAGGATATACATTAAATTTGCTATGCAAATTACTTAGATCTGAAAGAATCCTTGTCCAATTACTCAAAGGTTCTTCCTCCATAGAATAATAAGCTAACCTTATTCTACTTTCCATAAATTATCTATAAATAGCTGGAATTATAACTTTTCTTATTTAGCGAAACTCTTCTCTTGAATTTTCCATGATTTCCGAAAATAGTAGCTAAAGTTCTTAACAATTCTTTATGTGAATCATCATAACATTTCTCTAGGTGTTTCAGTAGATCCCCGTAATTCCCAGACTTAATTTTAGCACCACAAATAGGGCAAGAATCAATTTTAGTCTTCGAAATATGAATGACTAAATCTTTCTTTCTATTATATTCTTTTTCTTCATTCTTATGAAGAGGGCACCTCATTGCTCTTTTTGAGGTGCCTTAAGATTAATCATACTAAGACTTTAATAAAGATTACTATGCAAATAACTTTTCTGACCTCTTTCCAGCCTGAAAGTGATCAAAAACTTCCATTTATTCATTATAGAAAATAAAAAAGAAAGTTAACTTACATCAACGGTTATAGTTAATGGGCCATAGTAACTTTCATTAGGAAAATAGATAGTTATTGTCAAATAGTATGTATCCCCTGGATTAATTACAACTCCTTTGTAATTTGTATCCACTGTATACTTAAACTGTGGAGAAAGCGATATACCTTCTATAGTTACTGGAGTAGAGAAATGACCATTCTGTATCTCAAGAGTTATGTTAAACGCTTGTCCATTAAATCCTTCAATGTTTGCTAATGGAGAGCTTGAAGATACTAAGACTAAACTATCTGTAGATTGACAACTTACGGTAGTAATATAAGATATATAACTATTTGGCTTAGGTAAAGAGATATTAAAATATGTTTGTCCAAGTAATGAAGTATAAACTAATCTCTGTGGCACAGCACTGCTAGGAACTAAAAATGCAATGCCACCAACTATATAATTACCATGCTGAAGAGTTACTCCATTCTCTAAATACCCACTAATTCCCGGTGGTTCAAACTCACATGAAGAATAAATTCCTTCTGTTGTATATAGATCGAAATTGCTTGTATGTAAAGTAATAGTTCCGCTTCCTAGATATGTTATATTTAGATAAACAACAAGATAAGCCTTAGTTTGATAGCCATCTTCTTCAGCCACAGCTTGTGCATTAGTTACATTAATAACTTTAACTAAGAAGGGACTTGATGGCGTTACAGAAGTAGTTGTTAAAGGCTGAGTAGTTGAAGTAACTGAAGATTGAGTAGTTGAAGAGACGGGTGACGTAGTTGATACTGGAGCTGTGGAAGGCTTTGAGACTGACATTCCGGCTATTATTAATATAACTACTATTACTACTGCTACAATCCCGATTATTAGTTTAGTATTCATATTCTCAAGACTTTAAAAGAAAAAGGATTTTTATAAAGATTATTCTATTTTATTTTCTATTAGACCTGAAAATTCTTAAAAAGAGAAAAAGGAAAAAATAGATATATCTTTTTCACTCCTTAGCAGTAATAGCTCCAACTCCTCCAGCTATTGCAAAGATTATTCCTATAATTAACCCACCAAATGTATTTATGGCTCCTAAAAGTGCCAATATAATAACTAAAGCTCCCCCAATTTTCCTCATTTTACTATTACTAGATCTCAGAAATAGAATAGAAAATAATATGATTAGAATTCCTATTACAAAACCAAAAACAATAAGAAATGTCGCATCACTAGTCCCTTGTTGCTCTATCGATTTACTATTTGCTAATCCTGCAGTAAAACTATATAGTGATCCTATCAGTAAACCAGTAGCTATTCCTCCTATTATGTACATAGCTCCTCCTATTGAAGCTAATATTGAAGCAGTCGAACGTTTCATAAAAATGTAGAAATCATTGTAAGTATATAAAAATAAGATGAAAAAATTCTAAAGCTCTTTCAGTTAAACGTGAAAAAGTAATCCTTTTAAAAATCCCTCTTTAAAACTATTTTATGATACTCTTAACAGAAATAACAAGCGATGAGACAAGACTTTTCAGAAATCTTAAAATAGATAAAATTAACGAAATTATACTTCTCTCTAGTGATAAGATTTCAGAGCAATCTTCTCGCTTTGTTTTAGAAATGTTAAACATTCCTTACGTTTTGTTAAGCCTCAAAGGATTTGAAGAGGGAGTAGTTGAAATAGCTAAAATACTAATGACGAAAAAAGAGGAGATTGGCTTAGCTCTTTCAAAGAGAGATTTAGGGATACTACAAATCATTTATGCCTTAGCTTTAGTTAAACCAACTGCTAGGCTCTTCATAGAGGGAGAAGAGATGGGGAGAATAAAAGACCTTCAAAAATTAGATATTACACAAGATGATATTACTCTTTTACAGTATATTGGAAGTGGGATAGAGAATATTTCCAAGTTGTCTAAGATAATTAACTCTTCAATGACCACAACATGGAGAAAAGTTAAGGAATTAGAGGAAAAAGGATTAGTGGAAAAAGGGAATAAACTCCAACTTACTAGAAAGGGAAAAATTGCAATTATGCTGAATAAATAAGTTCTTCTAAATCTTAATCCTATTCACATTCTTAGTTTATACGATGAAGAAAAACAAGAATACAAGTCTTGGGAATGGAAAATTTACGTAATTCTATCTCGTGAGAAGTTATAGTACTTTGACAGGCTATTTCGAGTTTAACTTTTGTTCATAATAATCGTCTGGTCCATTAAATCATCTAGAATATAAAAATATAATTCTCACATTGGAAAACAATAAGATGGGGAAAAAGTTACCTATGATGAGCTTTTCTCTAATGATCTTTTTCATAATTTTCATTATTTATGAAATATTTTAAATCTCTTTGCTTACATAATTCTCTATTTTAGTAGAGTAAGTTCATAATATTACTTCATTGTTTTAAACTATTAAAACTCTACAAGAGTAAGAAATTTAATACTATTCACTTAGCCTATCTTTAAATCCCACCCTAGATGTAGATAGAGAATTTCCGGATAAGAGAAAGTTAAGATGTATGAATTCACCTTATCATCAAGTAGAGATTTTCCTGTAAAGAGGATAGAAATATTATATTATTTATTTCAGAAAATCTTATAACTGCATAGGACTTTTAAAATCTTTAAAATGACTAGAAACATTCCTAGTTAATAGTATATCATCTTCTATCAATTTTTTAAATTATGAAAAAGATACTTTGTGGGGCAAAGTAGTTTGGGGGGCAAAGTTATATTCTCAAAGAAGCCCAGACTTAATGTGGAGGAAATATTTGATAGAGATGAGGAAATAAATCAACTTTCTTTTTTATTAAAAAGAAATGAATGGGTTATTATATTAGGTCCAAGAATGAGTGGGAAAACAAGTATAGCATTATCAGTCTCAAACACTTTCTCTGATCGTAAAACTATTTACGTAGATCTTGTTAAAGTAAAAGGATTAAGAGATTTCATAAATAGACTTTATTTTTCTATACCTAAAGGTCTAATTGAAAGAGTTAAAGAATCTTTAGAGACTATAGGAGTGAAAATAGGTCCCACTTCACTTTCCTTTAAGATAAAGAGCACTGCGGTGATTGAAAGTATTATTAGATCAATTTGTTCAAACACCATTCTAATTTTAGATGAAGCACAAGATCTAAAGCAAGGGATAAATCATTTAATTCCAGTTTTCCATAGATTATTAAACTCTTGTCCATCCCTTTCAATAATTTTTACTGGCTCAGCTATAGGATTAATAAGAACTTTGCTAGAACAGAAAGGAGAAAAACCATTAGCTGGAAGAAAACCTAGTGAGATCTTTTTAAAACCATGGAAAGAAGAACTAGCTAGAGAATACCTTGAGAGAGGATTAGAAAACTGTAACGTAAGCTTCAAAAGAGAAGAAATTAATGAGGTTTTACAAGAGTTAGGTAGTTTAGTAGGTTGGTTAAACATTTACGGAGTAAATAGATGTATTAAATCTCATGAAGAAGCATTGAAAGAAAGTATAATAGAAGCTGTGAGTATAGCTAAGGAAGAGATAAATAATGCTATAGAGAGAAAAGCTTGGAGAAAG
The nucleotide sequence above comes from Sulfurisphaera javensis. Encoded proteins:
- a CDS encoding ATP-binding protein is translated as MEEIFDRDEEINQLSFLLKRNEWVIILGPRMSGKTSIALSVSNTFSDRKTIYVDLVKVKGLRDFINRLYFSIPKGLIERVKESLETIGVKIGPTSLSFKIKSTAVIESIIRSICSNTILILDEAQDLKQGINHLIPVFHRLLNSCPSLSIIFTGSAIGLIRTLLEQKGEKPLAGRKPSEIFLKPWKEELAREYLERGLENCNVSFKREEINEVLQELGSLVGWLNIYGVNRCIKSHEEALKESIIEAVSIAKEEINNAIERKAWRKKALKLMVYGANWSLLEKESRVSTETLSSFLDKLERLYIIEKKEKIYIVSDPVYRKAILNL
- a CDS encoding DUF4352 domain-containing protein, whose translation is MNTKLIIGIVAVVIVVILIIAGMSVSKPSTAPVSTTSPVSSTTQSSVTSTTQPLTTTSVTPSSPFLVKVINVTNAQAVAEEDGYQTKAYLVVYLNITYLGSGTITLHTSNFDLYTTEGIYSSCEFEPPGISGYLENGVTLQHGNYIVGGIAFLVPSSAVPQRLVYTSLLGQTYFNISLPKPNSYISYITTVSCQSTDSLVLVSSSSPLANIEGFNGQAFNITLEIQNGHFSTPVTIEGISLSPQFKYTVDTNYKGVVINPGDTYYLTITIYFPNESYYGPLTITVDVS